A single Paenibacillus kribbensis DNA region contains:
- the hemH gene encoding ferrochelatase has translation MKTKVGVLVMSYGTPESLDQVEAYYTHIRRGNAPSPEQLKELKDRYEAIVGGVFPLRQNTDRQVQSLQETLNRENRNPDIEFICYQGLKHAKPFIEDGVEAMVQDGIRKAVGAVLAPHYSVMSVGTYIKRAQAKAQELDLAISFVESYHLHPKLIKTLTERVNAKLTLFEEAGANRDEVRVLFSAHSLPERILAMGDPYVEQLMATSQAVADKAGITNWQFTWQSAGRTAEPWLGPDILDTMHSLKEEQVEYVLAAPVGFVSDHLEVLYDLDIEAQALAKELDMRFQRIDSLNSDPLYMETLSDVIIDQWKKG, from the coding sequence ATGAAAACCAAAGTGGGTGTACTGGTTATGTCCTACGGGACGCCGGAGAGTCTGGATCAGGTGGAAGCCTATTATACACATATTCGTCGCGGCAATGCCCCCTCGCCGGAGCAATTAAAAGAATTGAAAGACCGCTATGAAGCTATTGTGGGTGGTGTTTTTCCGCTGCGTCAGAATACGGATCGTCAGGTTCAAAGCCTGCAGGAAACCTTAAATCGGGAGAATCGCAACCCGGACATTGAATTTATCTGTTACCAGGGACTCAAACATGCCAAGCCGTTTATTGAGGATGGTGTGGAAGCGATGGTGCAGGATGGCATCCGTAAAGCGGTGGGTGCTGTGTTGGCTCCCCATTATTCTGTTATGAGTGTTGGTACTTACATTAAGCGTGCGCAGGCCAAGGCACAGGAGCTTGATCTGGCCATCTCTTTTGTGGAGAGCTATCATCTTCATCCAAAGCTGATTAAGACGCTCACCGAGCGTGTGAATGCCAAGCTGACGCTTTTTGAAGAAGCTGGGGCCAATCGGGACGAGGTTCGTGTTCTGTTCAGCGCACACAGCTTGCCTGAGCGGATTCTGGCTATGGGTGATCCCTATGTAGAGCAATTAATGGCTACATCGCAGGCTGTTGCAGACAAGGCGGGAATTACCAATTGGCAGTTTACGTGGCAAAGCGCTGGTCGTACAGCAGAGCCTTGGCTGGGGCCGGACATTTTGGATACCATGCACAGTCTCAAGGAAGAGCAAGTAGAGTATGTACTCGCTGCGCCAGTTGGCTTCGTATCCGATCACTTGGAAGTGCTATACGATCTGGATATTGAAGCGCAGGCTTTGGCGAAGGAGCTGGATATGCGTTTTCAGCGCATAGATTCACTCAACAGTGATCCGCTGTATATGGAGACGCTTAGTGATGTCATCATAGACCAATGGAAAAAGGGATGA
- the hemE gene encoding uroporphyrinogen decarboxylase: protein MTYNDTFIRACRKQAVDHIPVWYMRQAGRYDPEYRKIKEKYTLLEICRQPELAAEVTLMPVRKLGVDAAILYSDIMNPVASLGVDFDIVKNIGPVIDNPIRSAADVDNLRPIDVERDLGHILETIRILDRELKVPLITFAGAPFTIASYLIEGRPSKGYIRTKAMMYGEPELWYRLMDKLGDMVITYVRAHIANGGKAFQLFDSWVGALTPYDFQTFVLPTITRIFHELSDLNVPKIYFPGVSSGELLPHLNGVKADVIGLDWRVSIPEGRRRLGNTFGVQGNLDPYVLTAPMDVIKQYAKKIVDEGILEPGYIFNLGHGLFPEASLDKLRELTEYVHEYSRTVLPKN, encoded by the coding sequence ATGACCTACAACGATACCTTTATTCGCGCTTGCCGCAAGCAGGCTGTGGATCATATTCCCGTATGGTACATGCGGCAGGCCGGAAGGTATGACCCTGAGTATCGCAAAATTAAAGAAAAATACACGTTGCTAGAAATTTGCCGTCAGCCCGAGCTGGCCGCAGAAGTGACTTTAATGCCCGTGCGCAAGCTTGGGGTAGACGCTGCTATTTTATATTCTGATATTATGAATCCGGTGGCCTCGCTTGGGGTTGATTTTGATATTGTCAAAAATATTGGTCCGGTTATCGATAATCCGATCCGGTCAGCTGCGGATGTAGACAATCTGCGCCCGATTGATGTGGAACGCGATCTGGGTCATATTTTGGAAACGATTCGTATTTTGGACCGTGAACTGAAAGTGCCATTAATTACGTTCGCTGGAGCACCTTTTACAATTGCAAGCTATTTAATAGAAGGAAGACCATCCAAAGGATATATTCGCACCAAAGCGATGATGTATGGGGAGCCTGAGCTGTGGTATCGTCTGATGGATAAGCTGGGGGATATGGTTATTACATACGTGCGTGCCCATATTGCTAACGGCGGTAAGGCATTTCAATTGTTTGATAGCTGGGTAGGCGCGCTTACGCCTTATGATTTCCAGACTTTTGTGCTGCCGACCATTACACGTATTTTTCATGAATTGTCCGATCTGAATGTACCTAAAATTTATTTTCCAGGTGTAAGCTCCGGTGAGTTGCTCCCCCATTTAAATGGGGTAAAAGCCGATGTGATTGGACTGGACTGGCGGGTAAGTATACCTGAAGGACGTCGCCGTCTGGGGAACACTTTTGGTGTGCAGGGAAACCTGGACCCTTATGTGCTCACTGCCCCAATGGATGTTATCAAGCAGTATGCAAAAAAAATCGTAGATGAAGGAATACTGGAGCCAGGATATATTTTTAATCTGGGACACGGATTATTTCCTGAAGCCTCGCTAGATAAATTAAGAGAGCTCACCGAATATGTACACGAGTATTCCCGCACCGTTTTGCCAAAGAATTGA
- a CDS encoding MFS transporter produces the protein MKSWETWKINLIVLWFGQFLVNAGITMVTPFLALYLAHDLHVKGEHDIGLWAGVIFAANFMTSFIFQPLWGKLADRYGRKVMLLRSGFGMALVIGCMGLVTHPWQLLALRLLNGTISGFNPASISLVSGTTPKERTGFAMGIMQSGQMAGTILGPLLGGFLADLVGFRPIFYITGALVFLASLIAMFLVKENFSKAEAARTPQISVLAGLKELSHTPQLPALFTVTFLLQFAMISTVSLLPLYVQKLYGSAEGIALIAGFVTAITGVSNMVAAPLLGRLSDQVGAHKILTISLLGTAVMLIPQAFVNEVWQLVIIRFFMGVFMGGLLPSVNALIRLYTPEGMESRSFGFNTSSLALGNMLGAAIGGVLSGFIGIEGLFIMSGVLLILNIFWVRMKLFSHKTTHDFR, from the coding sequence TTGAAATCGTGGGAGACATGGAAAATCAACCTTATAGTGCTTTGGTTCGGTCAATTTCTGGTCAACGCGGGTATTACAATGGTAACTCCGTTCCTCGCCCTGTATCTGGCTCATGATCTCCATGTAAAGGGAGAGCACGATATCGGTCTATGGGCCGGAGTTATTTTTGCCGCAAACTTTATGACCTCATTTATATTCCAGCCTTTATGGGGCAAGCTGGCTGATCGATATGGGCGCAAAGTCATGCTGCTTCGCTCAGGCTTCGGTATGGCTCTCGTGATCGGATGCATGGGCTTGGTCACCCATCCTTGGCAGCTGTTGGCACTTCGTCTGCTGAACGGTACGATTTCGGGCTTCAACCCGGCCTCCATTTCCCTGGTTTCGGGTACCACGCCTAAAGAGCGAACCGGATTCGCTATGGGCATTATGCAATCTGGCCAGATGGCCGGCACGATTCTTGGCCCTCTGCTAGGTGGCTTTCTGGCTGACTTGGTCGGGTTCAGACCGATCTTTTACATTACTGGAGCTCTTGTTTTCCTCGCCTCTTTAATTGCAATGTTCCTGGTTAAAGAAAACTTCAGCAAAGCGGAAGCCGCACGCACTCCGCAAATTTCGGTGCTTGCCGGACTAAAGGAGCTAAGCCATACGCCTCAGCTCCCAGCTTTGTTCACCGTAACATTCCTGCTCCAGTTTGCCATGATCAGCACAGTGTCACTGCTGCCATTGTATGTGCAGAAGTTATATGGCTCCGCAGAAGGAATCGCACTGATTGCCGGCTTTGTAACGGCCATTACCGGCGTATCCAATATGGTAGCTGCACCGCTGCTTGGAAGATTGAGTGATCAAGTAGGAGCCCACAAAATTTTGACCATCTCACTACTCGGAACGGCAGTCATGCTCATTCCGCAGGCTTTTGTCAATGAAGTTTGGCAACTTGTCATTATCCGCTTTTTTATGGGTGTGTTTATGGGAGGCTTGCTGCCAAGTGTAAATGCACTGATTCGGCTGTATACGCCAGAAGGTATGGAAAGCCGCTCTTTCGGCTTCAATACCAGCTCGCTGGCGCTAGGGAATATGCTGGGTGCTGCTATTGGTGGGGTACTGTCCGGGTTTATCGGCATCGAAGGACTGTTCATCATGTCAGGTGTTCTGCTGATCCTCAACATATTCTGGGTACGTATGAAGCTTTTTAGTCATAAGACCACGCATGATTTCAGGTAA
- a CDS encoding O-methyltransferase → MEITPNMTPEQYVDQLVQEDEALRSIREAIIGEGMPEVSVAHPYGKLLTFLIEVSGAGEVLEIGALGGYSGLCLARGLGEKGRIVSLELKKAYALLAHKHMEDNGYGDRVEYRIGPAVDSLKTLQEEGRTFDFFFIDADKENYPVYLEYAIALAKPGAIIAGDNCFLRGRTLNTDKNGPAVQAVRRFNEMIATDPRLVSTLLPAYDGLALARVK, encoded by the coding sequence ATGGAAATTACACCAAATATGACGCCTGAACAATATGTAGACCAACTGGTACAGGAGGATGAAGCGCTGCGCAGCATCAGGGAGGCGATCATTGGAGAGGGGATGCCTGAGGTATCAGTTGCTCATCCCTATGGCAAGCTGCTGACTTTTTTAATTGAGGTGTCCGGTGCCGGGGAGGTGCTGGAAATTGGCGCACTGGGCGGATACAGCGGATTATGTCTGGCCCGTGGGCTGGGGGAAAAGGGACGAATTGTATCATTGGAGCTGAAAAAAGCTTATGCGCTGCTTGCGCATAAGCATATGGAGGACAACGGTTACGGTGACCGTGTCGAATATCGTATTGGGCCAGCAGTGGACAGTTTGAAGACGCTTCAGGAAGAAGGACGAACCTTCGACTTTTTTTTCATTGATGCGGATAAGGAAAATTACCCGGTATATTTGGAATATGCGATTGCTCTGGCGAAGCCGGGTGCCATTATTGCCGGGGATAACTGCTTCCTTCGTGGACGTACGCTGAATACAGATAAAAATGGGCCTGCCGTACAGGCCGTGAGACGCTTTAATGAAATGATCGCTACAGACCCGCGTCTGGTCAGTACGCTTTTGCCGGCCTATGATGGTTTAGCACTAGCAAGAGTAAAATAG
- a CDS encoding THUMP domain-containing class I SAM-dependent RNA methyltransferase: MTQLQLIATAPMGLEAVVARELRELGYENLSVENGRVVFSGDYIDICRCNLWLRTSDRVLIKMGEFAATTFDELFEGTKALPWQDWIPVDGEFPVEGRSHKSQLSSVPACQGIVKKAIVEKLKETYHTDWFAEDGPRYVIEVILLNDRALLTLDTTGPGLHKRGYRKLVTEAPLKETMASALIQLSRWSPDRPFYDPCCGSGTLLVEAAMQAWNIAPGLRRTFNSENWPVLGKELWNQARDEAMDLTRDDIPFEIAGSDIDPSAIEVAEAAVKAAGFAKDISLKVMPASKVRLEGQYGVMITNPPYGERLSEQAEVEKLIRTLARTAAEMKTWSFFAISSTKQFEHYWGRKADKRRKLFNGRIECQYYQYLGPLPPRRKDISPS; this comes from the coding sequence ATGACTCAACTGCAACTAATTGCAACTGCGCCGATGGGACTTGAAGCCGTCGTGGCCCGGGAGCTCAGAGAACTCGGGTATGAGAATCTGAGCGTCGAGAATGGCCGCGTCGTGTTTTCCGGGGATTACATAGATATATGCCGATGTAATCTGTGGCTTCGCACATCAGACCGCGTTCTTATTAAAATGGGTGAATTCGCTGCAACTACCTTCGACGAGCTGTTCGAGGGCACCAAAGCATTGCCATGGCAGGATTGGATTCCTGTGGATGGTGAGTTTCCCGTAGAGGGACGTTCGCACAAATCACAGCTTAGTAGCGTACCAGCCTGTCAGGGAATCGTCAAGAAGGCCATTGTAGAAAAGCTCAAGGAAACCTACCACACAGATTGGTTTGCCGAGGACGGCCCTCGTTACGTCATTGAGGTCATTCTATTGAATGACCGGGCATTGCTGACGCTTGATACGACCGGGCCAGGGCTGCACAAACGCGGCTACCGCAAGCTTGTTACCGAGGCCCCTCTCAAAGAGACGATGGCTTCTGCTCTTATTCAGCTTAGCCGCTGGAGCCCGGATCGCCCCTTCTACGATCCGTGCTGCGGTTCCGGTACTTTATTGGTCGAAGCCGCCATGCAAGCCTGGAATATTGCGCCAGGCCTGAGACGCACCTTTAATTCTGAAAACTGGCCTGTCCTCGGGAAAGAGTTATGGAATCAAGCTCGCGACGAGGCGATGGATTTGACCCGAGATGATATTCCTTTTGAGATTGCAGGCAGCGATATTGACCCAAGTGCCATCGAAGTAGCGGAGGCGGCTGTGAAGGCGGCAGGCTTCGCTAAAGACATCTCACTGAAGGTGATGCCTGCAAGCAAGGTTAGACTCGAGGGCCAATATGGTGTAATGATTACAAATCCACCTTATGGCGAAAGACTGAGCGAGCAAGCCGAGGTGGAAAAGCTGATCCGTACACTCGCACGCACGGCAGCCGAAATGAAGACCTGGTCCTTCTTTGCGATCAGTTCCACTAAGCAATTTGAGCATTATTGGGGCCGCAAGGCAGACAAGCGCCGCAAGCTGTTTAACGGCCGCATTGAATGTCAATACTATCAGTATCTAGGTCCTCTACCTCCGCGTCGCAAAGATATTTCGCCGTCGTAG
- a CDS encoding LTA synthase family protein encodes MLVIRTASASRTGNMFSRLLLSRYFGLGLFLVFMIGKLVLIHYSLHAQNIDMTTLDYVIALGSLLLVSFWTLWLPRRGRLVALVVLDILLTALIYSDMVYYRYFQDFITIPVLLQAGQVDSLGGSILSLMYWWDILFFADWILFIPYVIFVASLRRRYTTNDTYVETSRSSLTKRFLLGFSKGALAFLIGYIFTFGPIKYYTSTWATGIFVGNWWSMALYNVTGLIGFHGYDIYRYGQDHFGSQPTLAQAESNKDKEWFNQHQKLLQVKNDLSGKYKGKNVMVIQAEAFMNFFIGKQINGQAITPNFDKLMQESMYFNNYFHQTAQGRTSDADFSTHASLHPLPTGSVFIRYADHKFDTLPSILKDTGYSPNAFHVYDSSFWNRYTMYKAMNYDKFYSKKDFEIDEPLGWSLGDKSFFRQTLNDLTTEVKQPFYAYMVGISSHHPYNLSPDAVDLDVGEFEGTMFGDYLKSVHYVDEALGELVEQMKKDGLWDNTILMFYGDHDNSIKDKALYEKFLGKPLTDLDMQKIMNQVPLLVHLPDGSHAGTYTEPAGQLDLTPSVMHLLGISTKPYHFMGNDLFSGKPRMVVLRSGAFTDGQVYYIPSEDGTFSKGTCYNLSTGQPTDVNACGPGYTEALNRLNISDQVITYDLIRQWESQTNK; translated from the coding sequence GTGTTGGTTATTCGCACGGCCAGTGCAAGTCGCACTGGAAACATGTTCAGCAGATTACTGCTGTCCCGATATTTCGGGTTGGGTCTGTTTCTTGTATTTATGATTGGCAAGCTCGTACTGATTCATTATAGCCTGCATGCCCAAAATATTGACATGACTACACTGGATTATGTCATCGCGCTTGGTTCACTCTTGCTTGTGAGCTTCTGGACCTTGTGGCTGCCACGTCGCGGACGTCTGGTTGCGCTGGTGGTGCTCGATATTCTGCTCACCGCGCTCATTTATTCCGATATGGTCTATTATCGGTATTTTCAGGATTTCATTACGATTCCTGTCCTGCTTCAAGCCGGACAAGTTGATTCGCTGGGGGGAAGCATCCTATCCCTTATGTACTGGTGGGATATTCTCTTTTTTGCAGACTGGATTCTGTTCATTCCCTATGTGATATTCGTCGCTTCCTTAAGGCGCCGGTACACCACAAATGATACTTATGTGGAAACATCCCGAAGCTCGCTGACCAAAAGATTTCTGCTTGGCTTCTCCAAAGGCGCTCTGGCCTTCCTGATTGGCTATATTTTCACCTTTGGACCGATCAAATATTATACCTCCACGTGGGCAACCGGCATATTTGTTGGTAATTGGTGGTCGATGGCCTTATACAACGTAACCGGATTGATCGGATTCCACGGATATGATATCTACCGCTATGGTCAGGATCATTTTGGATCTCAGCCTACATTGGCCCAAGCAGAATCCAACAAGGACAAGGAATGGTTTAATCAGCATCAGAAGCTGCTTCAAGTGAAAAATGACCTGTCCGGCAAATATAAAGGCAAAAATGTGATGGTCATTCAAGCTGAAGCGTTCATGAACTTTTTTATCGGCAAACAGATCAACGGTCAAGCGATTACGCCTAACTTTGACAAGCTGATGCAGGAAAGTATGTATTTCAACAATTATTTTCACCAAACTGCACAGGGTCGCACTTCGGACGCGGACTTTTCTACACATGCTTCATTGCATCCGCTACCTACGGGTTCGGTATTTATCCGTTATGCAGACCATAAGTTCGATACATTGCCTTCTATTTTAAAAGATACTGGCTATAGTCCAAATGCGTTTCACGTATACGACAGCAGCTTCTGGAACCGCTACACAATGTACAAAGCGATGAATTATGACAAGTTTTACAGTAAAAAAGATTTTGAAATAGATGAGCCACTGGGCTGGTCATTGGGAGACAAATCCTTCTTCCGTCAAACGCTCAATGATCTCACTACCGAAGTCAAACAACCGTTCTATGCCTATATGGTCGGCATTTCCAGCCATCATCCGTACAACCTGTCCCCTGACGCAGTAGATCTGGACGTCGGCGAGTTTGAAGGCACAATGTTCGGAGACTATCTGAAATCCGTCCATTATGTGGATGAAGCCTTGGGCGAACTGGTAGAGCAGATGAAGAAAGACGGTTTGTGGGACAATACGATCCTGATGTTCTACGGGGATCATGACAACTCTATTAAAGATAAAGCACTATATGAAAAGTTTCTGGGTAAGCCACTCACAGACTTGGACATGCAGAAGATCATGAACCAGGTGCCGCTGCTTGTGCATCTTCCTGACGGAAGTCATGCTGGGACCTATACGGAACCGGCTGGACAGCTGGATTTGACGCCTTCCGTCATGCATCTGCTCGGGATCTCTACTAAACCTTATCATTTTATGGGGAATGATCTGTTTAGCGGGAAACCACGTATGGTCGTGCTGCGCAGCGGTGCTTTCACGGATGGTCAAGTGTACTACATTCCATCTGAGGATGGTACATTCTCCAAAGGGACCTGTTACAACCTGTCTACAGGCCAGCCTACGGATGTGAATGCCTGCGGGCCGGGGTATACCGAGGCTCTCAATCGGTTGAACATTTCCGATCAGGTCATCACGTACGACCTCATTCGCCAGTGGGAATCACAGACGAATAAGTGA
- a CDS encoding DUF1450 domain-containing protein — translation MANDIRVCDECNHIRLKTILPKLQKMAPDAEIKIGCKSYCGPCGKRAFVYVNGRYVSAATEDEVLEKAARFIK, via the coding sequence ATGGCCAATGATATTCGCGTATGTGATGAATGTAATCATATTCGCTTGAAAACGATCTTGCCCAAATTGCAAAAGATGGCACCGGATGCCGAGATCAAAATCGGCTGCAAATCGTATTGCGGTCCTTGTGGAAAACGGGCGTTTGTGTATGTGAACGGACGTTATGTGAGTGCGGCCACAGAGGATGAGGTCTTGGAAAAGGCTGCGCGTTTTATAAAATAG
- a CDS encoding heme biosynthesis protein HemY codes for MNCKITRNAAKVLKLELDKAENQGKSLRVVITHAHGDHAHYGLDLDTPKETDTVVSTDKGIDVILETGQPLLDGVKIDYLYFPQEGFVITNPSQGNHGDH; via the coding sequence ATGAACTGCAAAATTACTCGTAACGCAGCTAAAGTATTGAAGCTTGAACTGGATAAGGCAGAAAACCAAGGAAAGAGCTTGCGCGTTGTCATTACTCATGCTCACGGAGATCATGCTCATTACGGGCTTGATTTGGACACGCCTAAAGAAACAGATACTGTAGTATCTACAGATAAAGGTATTGATGTTATTTTGGAAACAGGTCAGCCACTGCTGGATGGTGTGAAAATTGATTACTTGTACTTCCCTCAAGAAGGATTTGTCATTACTAACCCTTCCCAAGGCAATCACGGCGACCACTAA
- a CDS encoding M14 family metallopeptidase: protein MREYIVQKGDTLHRVASAFKLTADTLIADNPWATTQPYLICGQVLYIRPSADRQYVIQPGEYAGQIAKQFGVELDELLLANPELAKHEFVEGQTIVIPDGHQDQIVRLRGEYGYEDLMEDLAALARRYPFIEVGSIGTSVMGKDIPYVRIGRGPRKIHANASVHANEWLTTPCLLRFIEQYAQGISAAGEQEEREFQGERAKQAGTSPWVYGGSPQDWLEHASLWVVPMVNPDGVELVQQGVLPTHPMYQNLRKWNEGRTDYRGWKANIRGVDLNDQFPAYWEEEVRRRGKAGPSRRDYAGPAPLSEPESRALVDLTEREQFDVVLSIHSQGQEIYWNYRDLEPKESRDLALRLAAATGYRAVKLRGSDAGYKDWFIQRFGKPGFTVEVGLGVNPLPMRDYDDIAAEVGMLMAAVLSW from the coding sequence ATGAGGGAATACATCGTTCAAAAAGGAGATACATTACACCGGGTCGCCTCGGCTTTTAAATTAACGGCGGACACTTTGATCGCAGATAATCCGTGGGCCACCACTCAACCCTATCTGATTTGTGGTCAAGTGCTATATATTCGTCCGTCAGCGGATCGTCAATACGTCATTCAGCCCGGTGAGTACGCAGGGCAAATTGCCAAACAGTTTGGTGTGGAACTTGATGAACTGCTGCTGGCGAATCCCGAACTTGCGAAGCATGAGTTTGTGGAAGGGCAAACAATTGTTATTCCTGATGGTCATCAGGATCAGATTGTACGTTTGCGTGGAGAGTATGGGTATGAGGATTTGATGGAAGACCTTGCGGCCTTGGCCCGCAGGTATCCGTTTATTGAAGTTGGCAGCATCGGCACTAGTGTCATGGGGAAGGATATCCCCTATGTACGCATCGGGAGGGGACCGCGAAAAATTCACGCCAACGCCTCTGTACATGCGAATGAATGGCTGACGACGCCTTGTTTGCTGCGTTTTATAGAGCAATACGCGCAAGGAATTAGTGCTGCTGGGGAACAGGAAGAAAGAGAGTTCCAGGGTGAGCGAGCGAAGCAAGCGGGGACTTCACCATGGGTGTATGGTGGTTCTCCGCAGGATTGGCTGGAACACGCTTCGTTATGGGTGGTACCGATGGTCAACCCGGACGGAGTAGAACTGGTGCAGCAGGGTGTGCTTCCGACTCATCCGATGTATCAAAACCTCAGAAAATGGAATGAAGGCCGTACTGATTATCGGGGGTGGAAGGCGAATATTCGTGGTGTCGACCTCAACGATCAATTTCCGGCGTATTGGGAAGAGGAGGTGCGCAGACGCGGTAAAGCAGGGCCGTCTCGAAGAGACTATGCAGGGCCTGCCCCTTTGTCTGAGCCGGAATCCAGGGCGCTTGTCGATCTGACGGAGCGCGAACAGTTTGATGTGGTGTTATCCATCCACAGCCAGGGGCAGGAAATCTATTGGAATTATCGGGATCTGGAGCCCAAGGAGAGCAGAGATTTGGCCTTGCGGCTAGCTGCCGCGACAGGATATCGGGCGGTAAAGCTCAGGGGGAGCGATGCAGGCTACAAGGATTGGTTTATACAGCGGTTTGGTAAACCGGGGTTTACGGTTGAGGTTGGTCTGGGCGTAAACCCGCTGCCCATGCGTGATTACGACGACATTGCAGCAGAAGTGGGTATGTTAATGGCAGCGGTGCTATCATGGTGA
- the racE gene encoding glutamate racemase, whose translation MQQAIAILDSGVGGLTVVKEVMRQLPREKIIYFGDTARTPYGPRPSEEVKKFTEQMVDFLIQFDPKVIIIACNTATAAALDYISQKVSIPVIGVIHPGARAAMSATATGHVGVIGTVGTIRSGAYTAALKQLSPYVDVVSHACPALVPLVEQGQFRSKTTSQVVEASLKPIQAYPIDCLILGCTHYPFLKETIQEVMGPAVKLISSADETARETSTILYNKGRLEAGDETPVHQLFCSGDPELFQRIAAKWLGEQIRQTPVVWQVTNLD comes from the coding sequence GTGCAGCAAGCGATTGCAATATTGGATTCCGGTGTAGGAGGTTTGACGGTTGTCAAAGAAGTCATGCGTCAGCTTCCGCGGGAAAAAATCATTTATTTTGGAGACACTGCGCGCACCCCGTATGGCCCCCGACCATCGGAAGAGGTTAAGAAATTTACGGAGCAGATGGTTGATTTTCTGATTCAGTTTGATCCGAAAGTCATTATTATTGCTTGCAACACGGCAACAGCCGCGGCATTGGACTATATAAGCCAAAAGGTGTCCATTCCGGTGATCGGAGTCATCCATCCCGGGGCTCGTGCTGCGATGAGCGCAACTGCCACCGGACATGTCGGGGTGATTGGGACTGTCGGCACCATCCGAAGCGGTGCATACACAGCTGCGCTTAAGCAGTTGTCTCCCTATGTAGACGTGGTGAGCCACGCTTGTCCTGCGCTTGTTCCTTTGGTGGAACAAGGACAGTTCCGTTCAAAGACGACATCGCAGGTTGTGGAGGCATCGCTGAAGCCCATTCAAGCGTATCCGATTGATTGCCTGATTCTGGGTTGTACACATTATCCTTTTTTAAAGGAAACGATTCAGGAAGTGATGGGACCTGCGGTGAAACTGATTAGCTCGGCGGACGAAACGGCTCGTGAGACAAGTACCATTTTGTATAACAAGGGCAGGCTGGAGGCTGGGGATGAAACGCCGGTGCATCAGCTTTTTTGCTCCGGCGATCCGGAGCTGTTTCAGCGCATTGCCGCCAAGTGGCTCGGGGAGCAAATTCGGCAAACCCCTGTCGTCTGGCAAGTGACCAATCTGGATTGA
- a CDS encoding YtxH domain-containing protein, with the protein MKENYKSFIRGALAGSLAGSLAALLFAPKSGRELRQDITDQARHVSNKGQELAGKISDTSIEYTDKIKEAASAVIHEIGQWRKKDGGIIHEASVSSTPVQEDTEEDAL; encoded by the coding sequence ATGAAGGAGAACTACAAAAGCTTTATCCGTGGCGCGTTGGCAGGTAGTCTTGCCGGTTCACTGGCTGCGTTGTTATTTGCCCCCAAATCAGGTCGCGAGTTGCGTCAGGATATTACAGATCAGGCGCGTCACGTAAGCAACAAGGGACAAGAACTTGCGGGGAAAATTTCAGATACCTCAATCGAGTATACGGACAAGATTAAGGAAGCGGCCTCAGCCGTCATTCATGAAATTGGGCAATGGCGTAAAAAAGATGGCGGAATTATTCATGAGGCGAGCGTTTCGTCTACTCCTGTTCAAGAGGATACAGAAGAAGATGCTCTGTAA
- a CDS encoding helix-turn-helix transcriptional regulator, giving the protein MTDKYIVPEMPTRRMIMTLLKTQGPVGVGSLAAQLGITEMGVRRHLKLMEQDGLIVATIVRQAMGRPTFLYSLSEQGSEQFPRNYDHLLLELLEELDEEQGMEAVHSLFDGRKRKMMKRYAPHMVSETTLASRVEKLSSIQNASGYMAEWREEEDGSYSLVEYNCPISQIAGRYRKACECEQQMFEELLDAEVVREDCLADGGRCCLYRIRSRKK; this is encoded by the coding sequence GTGACGGATAAGTATATCGTACCCGAAATGCCCACCAGGCGCATGATTATGACACTATTGAAAACCCAGGGACCTGTGGGCGTCGGAAGCTTGGCAGCTCAATTGGGCATTACCGAAATGGGGGTGCGCAGGCATCTCAAATTGATGGAGCAGGATGGGCTGATCGTAGCTACGATTGTGAGGCAGGCGATGGGACGTCCGACGTTTTTGTACAGTTTGAGCGAGCAGGGTAGTGAGCAGTTTCCCCGTAATTATGATCATCTGCTGCTGGAACTGTTAGAGGAGCTGGATGAAGAGCAGGGAATGGAAGCCGTTCACTCTCTGTTTGATGGTAGAAAACGAAAAATGATGAAGCGGTATGCCCCACACATGGTAAGTGAGACTACACTGGCTTCACGTGTGGAAAAGCTTTCAAGTATTCAGAACGCTTCTGGTTATATGGCAGAGTGGCGCGAAGAAGAGGATGGCAGTTACTCTCTTGTGGAGTACAATTGCCCTATCTCTCAAATTGCAGGCCGCTACCGTAAGGCTTGTGAATGTGAGCAGCAAATGTTCGAGGAGTTGCTTGATGCCGAGGTGGTTCGTGAGGATTGTCTGGCAGATGGAGGCCGTTGCTGCCTGTACCGTATCCGCTCCCGAAAAAAGTAA